The genomic region CTGGAAAATGAATAAAACTCCTGCCGAGGCAGCAACTTTGATAAATGAAATAAAGCCACTTGTTAAGGATGCAGACTGTGATGTTGTAGTAGCAGTGCCATTTGTTTGCATTGCTACAGCTGTTGAAGCTGTTAAGGGCAGCAATATTAAGGTCGGCGCGCAGAATGTTCACTGGGAGAAAAGCGGAGCTTTCACCGGCGAAATTTCAGCAGATATGCTCAAAGCAGTAGGCACTGAATATGTAGTTATCGGGCATAGTGAGCGTCGTCAATATTTCGGTGAAACAGATGTAACTGTAAATAAGAGAACAGTTGCGGCTCTTGCTAATGGCCTTAAAGTTATACTTTGCTTAGGAGAGCGCCTTGAAGAGCGCGAGCAGGGCGTTACATTCGAAGTTGTTGCGAGACAGCTTAAGATTGACCTTGCCGGCATTTCTGCTGAAGATGTTAAAAACAATGTAATTATAGCGTACGAGCCTGTTTGGGCAATTGGAACTGGAAAGACTGCTACCAATGAGCAGGCTGAAGAGGTCAATAAATTTATTCGTGACACACTGGCTTCCATGTATGATAAAGCAACTGCTGATGCTACCGTTATTCAATACGGCGGTTCAATGAATGCAGGCAATGCCGAAAGCCTTCTTGATAAAGAAGATGTTGATGGCGGACTTATCGGTGGCGCTTCACTTAAAGCAGCGGATTTTGCCGTTATTGTCAAAGCGGCAAGCAGATAAGCTGGGTGGTCATTAATGAAAAAACCTTTGATTCTCATTATTATGGATGGTTACGGTATCAACAAGCCCGGATCATTCAATGCGATATATAACGCAAAGAAACCCGTTTTGGATAAATTGTTTGCAACCTGCCCGCATACTAAACTTAATGCCTCTGGAATGGCCGTAGGGCTTCCTGAGGGTCAGATGGGCAACAGTGAAGTCGGTCACACAAATATCGGCGCT from Bacillota bacterium harbors:
- the tpiA gene encoding triose-phosphate isomerase; the protein is MNKKLRRAVIAGNWKMNKTPAEAATLINEIKPLVKDADCDVVVAVPFVCIATAVEAVKGSNIKVGAQNVHWEKSGAFTGEISADMLKAVGTEYVVIGHSERRQYFGETDVTVNKRTVAALANGLKVILCLGERLEEREQGVTFEVVARQLKIDLAGISAEDVKNNVIIAYEPVWAIGTGKTATNEQAEEVNKFIRDTLASMYDKATADATVIQYGGSMNAGNAESLLDKEDVDGGLIGGASLKAADFAVIVKAASR